A single bacterium DNA region contains:
- a CDS encoding glycosyltransferase family 4 protein — protein sequence MSIERVLLVHNFYQMPGGEDRVFATEAEMLRQRGLQVSEYIMHNDRISTFSPLQMMQQTVWNSTVYYELRQRIQSLRPQVVHFHNTFPLVSPAGYYAAREEGVAVVQTLHNYRLLCVNAMFFREGAICESCLGKALPLEGVLRACYRGSHAASLAAVTTTAIHRMLGTWDRVIDRYIALSEFARSKFVEGGLPADKIWVKPNTIHPDYGVGTGGEYALYVGRLSAEKGVTTLLQAWQEHDGLPPLKIVGDGPEAALVAEAVERRPSIEWLGRQPKEEIARLMRGAKMLLLPSLVYENFPATLVEAYSSGLPIIASDIGSLRELVGSGTTGLLFAPGDPTGLATEVRRLAQNGPFRDAMGQQARDMFERQFSEDVNYNRLMMIYREAITASAQEKGCTGEPSGTAHERSE from the coding sequence ATGTCAATTGAGCGAGTGCTTCTCGTCCACAATTTCTATCAGATGCCAGGGGGCGAAGATAGGGTCTTTGCAACCGAAGCGGAAATGCTTCGGCAGCGGGGTCTGCAGGTTTCTGAATACATCATGCACAATGACCGCATCTCAACCTTTTCTCCACTCCAAATGATGCAACAGACCGTTTGGAACTCGACTGTGTATTACGAACTACGACAACGTATCCAGTCACTGCGTCCTCAGGTGGTTCACTTTCATAACACGTTTCCATTAGTTTCGCCTGCTGGCTATTATGCGGCAAGAGAAGAGGGTGTTGCCGTTGTTCAGACTCTTCACAACTACCGCCTATTATGCGTGAATGCCATGTTCTTCAGGGAAGGGGCGATTTGTGAATCATGTCTGGGCAAGGCATTGCCCCTTGAAGGCGTGCTGCGCGCCTGCTATCGCGGAAGCCATGCCGCGAGCCTTGCTGCCGTAACTACAACCGCAATTCACCGAATGTTGGGCACGTGGGATCGTGTTATTGATAGGTATATTGCATTATCTGAGTTTGCCCGATCTAAGTTCGTTGAGGGCGGCCTTCCTGCCGACAAGATTTGGGTAAAGCCGAATACCATCCATCCCGACTACGGTGTGGGGACCGGTGGGGAATATGCCCTTTATGTTGGAAGGCTTTCCGCCGAGAAGGGAGTGACAACCTTACTTCAAGCTTGGCAAGAGCATGATGGACTCCCACCGCTCAAGATCGTAGGGGATGGTCCTGAGGCAGCCTTGGTCGCTGAAGCAGTGGAGCGAAGGCCGAGCATCGAGTGGTTGGGGCGACAGCCGAAGGAAGAAATCGCACGTTTGATGAGGGGTGCTAAGATGCTCCTTTTGCCGTCGCTCGTCTATGAAAACTTCCCTGCAACCCTCGTGGAAGCCTATAGTTCAGGGCTGCCGATCATTGCTAGCGATATTGGATCTTTGAGGGAGTTGGTGGGTTCAGGAACCACGGGTTTGTTATTTGCACCAGGCGACCCTACGGGCTTAGCGACCGAAGTACGTCGCCTGGCTCAGAATGGACCTTTCCGAGATGCCATGGGACAACAAGCCCGGGACATGTTCGAGCGCCAATTCTCAGAGGATGTAA